Proteins encoded together in one Prochlorococcus marinus str. MIT 9211 window:
- a CDS encoding dihydroorotase has protein sequence MTNTYLLDPVKILSKEQERLSEGAVLVIDKRIKAFGENARDIARKHGFKQVQARNKIFAPCLVDPHSILQDPLNGFSETLVSLRHKASLAGYGQIAILPRGLSWRDRPERLQGFSNPNENVLIHLWGSFSLEGYGKDLSPHKDLIDFGAIGLAEDDSILSSEIMQKGFLLGQMGHAPVLFAPRDKGIQGNGILREGVETLRAGFVPDPFASETIPIKVLLELQEQHPEINLRLMNLSTAKGVSILSNSPIKPMASVSWWHLLADTSQIELSGQGLRICPSLGGAKDRNKLIEGLQKRIITGVAVHAIPLEQAEIKKPTDQRSPGICGHDLVLPSLWKELVEKRNWTVEQLWEALSFGPSKILNFPPEELKLESNRWLLFDPKKRWIKTFPKEEIPYPSNQPWEGKEIIGAVEDCGLISEDLLFD, from the coding sequence ATGACAAACACTTACTTATTAGATCCAGTCAAAATCCTATCAAAGGAGCAAGAGAGGCTATCTGAGGGTGCCGTTCTCGTAATCGACAAGAGAATAAAAGCCTTTGGAGAGAATGCCCGTGATATAGCAAGAAAGCATGGATTTAAACAAGTCCAGGCCCGAAATAAAATTTTTGCGCCATGCCTCGTAGACCCACATTCTATTCTTCAAGATCCACTCAATGGATTCAGTGAAACATTAGTCAGCCTGAGACATAAAGCATCATTGGCTGGCTATGGGCAAATAGCCATTCTTCCAAGAGGTCTTTCATGGAGGGATCGGCCTGAACGACTACAAGGTTTTTCTAATCCCAATGAAAATGTATTAATACATTTATGGGGAAGTTTTAGCTTGGAAGGGTATGGCAAAGACCTCTCACCACATAAAGATCTTATTGATTTTGGGGCCATTGGCTTAGCTGAAGATGACTCAATACTTTCAAGCGAAATAATGCAAAAAGGTTTTTTGCTTGGTCAAATGGGTCATGCTCCTGTTCTATTTGCACCAAGAGATAAAGGTATTCAAGGGAATGGCATTTTAAGAGAAGGTGTAGAAACGTTGAGAGCAGGGTTTGTTCCAGATCCATTTGCAAGTGAAACAATCCCTATCAAGGTGTTACTTGAATTGCAAGAGCAACACCCAGAGATAAATCTAAGGCTAATGAATTTATCAACAGCCAAAGGAGTATCAATACTTTCCAACAGTCCTATAAAGCCCATGGCAAGCGTATCTTGGTGGCACCTTCTAGCAGACACATCACAAATTGAACTTTCAGGACAAGGTCTTCGAATATGTCCCTCACTTGGGGGAGCAAAAGATCGAAATAAACTCATTGAGGGACTGCAGAAACGCATCATTACTGGCGTAGCCGTTCATGCAATTCCTTTAGAGCAGGCAGAAATTAAAAAGCCTACAGACCAAAGATCGCCTGGCATATGTGGCCATGATCTAGTACTTCCCTCTCTATGGAAAGAACTAGTAGAAAAGCGTAATTGGACAGTTGAGCAATTATGGGAAGCACTAAGTTTTGGCCCTTCAAAAATACTGAACTTTCCACCAGAAGAACTAAAGTTGGAGAGTAATCGATGGCTGCTTTTTGATCCTAAAAAGCGCTGGATAAAAACTTTCCCAAAAGAAGAAATTCCTTATCCATCTAATCAACCTTGGGAAGGGAAAGAAATTATTGGCGCAGTTGAGGATTGCGGCTTGATTAGCGAAGACCTCCTATTCGATTAA
- a CDS encoding proline--tRNA ligase → MRVSRLMLVTLRDAPADAEIISHQLLIRGGFIKRITSGIYAYLPLMWRVIQKINCIIREELNAKGCLEALLPQLHPSDLWKKTGRWEGYTAGEGIMFNLKDRQGRELGLGPTHEEIITQIAGESLHSYKQLPVNLYQIQTKFRDEIRPRFGLMRSREFIMKDAYSFHANEEDLKTSYASMDDAYRKIFERCGIKTVAVEADSGAIGGAASQEFMVTADAGEDLILISKDGKYAANQEKAISIPKAAIPLEKNAPILIETKNQNSINELCLNQNFQADQIIKVIVMLAILENGREQPVLISIRGDQELNETKLSNEISKFLNKNLIALKSITEDDLDRQGLINIPFGSIGPDLEDVMLSNASSWNKKFVRFADKTAAELELFVCGANKTEQHRAFSSWSDVGGLPKVVDIRKAKPGDQCFYDNKQFLIEKRGIEVGHIFQLGRKYSSSLEANFTNEKGSSEPFWMGCYGIGVSRIAQAAVEQSHDQSGIIWPLSISPFEVIIVIANIKDEVQNRLGEDIYKQLRHKGIDVLLDDRDERAGVKFKDADLIGIPWRVVVGRDSSSGKVELLKRSDRSVKLIESEIVVKELIAEISRKKSSISY, encoded by the coding sequence ATGCGCGTCTCCCGCCTAATGCTGGTGACGCTGCGGGATGCTCCCGCCGACGCCGAAATAATCTCCCACCAATTACTCATCAGAGGGGGCTTTATAAAACGAATCACATCAGGGATATACGCTTATTTGCCTTTGATGTGGAGAGTTATTCAAAAAATCAATTGCATTATTCGAGAAGAGTTAAATGCAAAAGGATGCTTGGAAGCTCTATTACCACAGCTGCATCCATCAGATTTATGGAAAAAGACTGGCAGATGGGAAGGATATACGGCAGGAGAGGGAATAATGTTTAATTTAAAAGACAGGCAAGGTAGAGAACTAGGACTTGGGCCTACACATGAAGAGATTATCACCCAAATTGCTGGAGAAAGTCTCCATTCTTATAAGCAACTTCCAGTAAATCTTTATCAGATTCAGACTAAGTTTAGAGATGAGATACGGCCAAGGTTTGGTTTAATGCGAAGCAGAGAATTTATTATGAAAGATGCATATTCTTTTCATGCTAATGAAGAAGATCTAAAGACTTCTTATGCATCAATGGATGATGCATACCGAAAAATTTTTGAAAGGTGTGGGATAAAAACAGTTGCAGTCGAAGCAGATAGTGGTGCAATAGGGGGTGCTGCATCTCAAGAATTTATGGTGACAGCAGATGCTGGAGAGGATTTAATACTTATTTCTAAAGATGGAAAATACGCTGCAAATCAAGAGAAGGCTATTTCTATACCTAAGGCCGCTATCCCTCTAGAAAAAAATGCTCCAATATTAATAGAAACAAAAAATCAAAACTCTATAAATGAACTTTGCTTAAATCAAAATTTCCAAGCGGATCAAATAATAAAAGTGATTGTCATGCTAGCCATACTAGAGAATGGGAGAGAGCAGCCAGTTCTAATAAGCATAAGAGGAGATCAAGAGCTTAATGAAACAAAGCTTTCGAATGAAATAAGTAAGTTTCTAAATAAAAATTTAATTGCACTAAAGTCAATTACAGAGGATGATTTAGATAGACAGGGCTTGATCAATATACCTTTTGGATCAATAGGTCCTGACTTAGAAGATGTAATGTTATCAAATGCATCTAGCTGGAATAAAAAATTTGTTAGATTTGCAGACAAGACTGCAGCAGAGTTAGAATTATTTGTATGTGGTGCTAATAAAACTGAACAACATAGAGCATTCTCAAGTTGGTCTGATGTTGGTGGTTTACCGAAAGTAGTTGACATTAGAAAAGCAAAACCTGGTGATCAATGCTTTTATGATAATAAGCAATTTTTAATAGAAAAAAGAGGAATTGAAGTAGGTCATATCTTTCAATTAGGAAGGAAGTATTCCTCATCTCTTGAAGCCAATTTTACTAATGAGAAAGGTAGCTCTGAGCCTTTCTGGATGGGTTGTTATGGGATAGGAGTTTCTAGAATTGCACAAGCTGCAGTTGAGCAAAGTCATGATCAATCAGGAATAATTTGGCCATTATCTATCTCTCCCTTTGAGGTAATTATTGTCATCGCCAACATAAAGGACGAAGTTCAAAATAGGCTTGGCGAGGATATATATAAGCAACTAAGGCATAAAGGTATTGATGTACTACTGGATGACAGGGATGAAAGAGCCGGTGTGAAGTTTAAAGATGCTGATCTAATAGGAATCCCTTGGAGAGTTGTAGTTGGTCGCGATTCGTCCTCAGGCAAGGTAGAACTGCTCAAAAGGTCTGATAGAAGTGTAAAGCTAATTGAATCTGAAATTGTTGTAAAAGAGCTAATAGCAGAGATATCTAGAAAGAAATCATCAATCTCCTATTAA
- a CDS encoding adenylosuccinate synthase, which yields MANVVVIGAQWGDEGKGKITDLLSRSADVVVRYQGGVNAGHTIVVEDKVLKLHLIPSGILYPETICLIGSGTVVDPKVMLKEIEMLIENDIDISGLQLASTAHVTMPYHRLIDQAMEKRRGEQKIGTTGRGIGPTYADKAQRNGIRVIDLLDEQKLRERLRIPLAEKNNVLQKIYKELPLDQEKVIEEYLEYGDRLRPHVVDCSRAIHQAARNRKNILFEGAQGTLLDLDHGTYPFVTSSNPVSGGACIGAGVGPTLIDRVIGVAKAYTTRVGEGPFPTELEGSLNDQLCDRGGEYGTTTGRRRRCGWFDGVIGKYAVEVNGLDCIAITKLDVLDELEEIKVCVAYQLDGQKIEYFPSSAEDFSRCKPIFKSLPGWKSSTAECKRLEDLPPSAMAYLRFLAELMEVPIAIVSLGASRDQTIVVEDPIHGPKRALLNI from the coding sequence TTGGCAAATGTTGTAGTCATAGGTGCTCAATGGGGTGACGAGGGGAAAGGGAAGATCACAGATTTACTAAGTAGATCTGCAGATGTTGTAGTGCGTTACCAAGGTGGTGTTAATGCGGGCCACACAATAGTTGTAGAAGACAAGGTACTTAAGCTTCATCTAATTCCTTCTGGCATTTTGTATCCAGAAACGATTTGCCTAATTGGATCAGGAACAGTAGTCGATCCCAAGGTAATGCTTAAGGAGATCGAAATGCTGATTGAAAACGATATTGATATTTCAGGTCTTCAACTTGCTTCCACGGCCCACGTAACAATGCCATATCACCGATTAATAGATCAAGCAATGGAAAAGCGAAGAGGTGAGCAGAAGATAGGGACAACAGGCCGAGGGATTGGTCCTACTTATGCAGACAAAGCTCAAAGGAATGGGATTCGAGTTATTGACTTGTTAGATGAACAAAAGTTAAGGGAAAGGCTAAGGATCCCTCTTGCAGAAAAAAACAATGTACTTCAGAAAATTTATAAAGAGCTCCCTCTAGACCAAGAAAAGGTCATTGAAGAGTATTTAGAGTATGGAGATCGCCTAAGGCCGCATGTAGTCGATTGTTCTAGGGCAATCCACCAAGCTGCCCGTAATCGAAAAAATATTCTTTTTGAAGGAGCTCAAGGAACTCTCCTAGATCTTGACCACGGAACATATCCATTCGTAACATCTTCCAATCCTGTCTCAGGAGGCGCTTGTATTGGAGCAGGAGTTGGACCAACATTAATAGACAGAGTCATTGGGGTAGCAAAGGCCTATACAACTAGAGTTGGAGAAGGTCCTTTCCCTACTGAGCTAGAAGGCAGTTTAAATGACCAACTTTGTGACAGGGGTGGAGAATATGGAACAACTACAGGGCGTCGAAGAAGGTGTGGTTGGTTTGACGGAGTAATTGGCAAATATGCTGTGGAAGTAAATGGGTTGGACTGTATCGCCATCACCAAACTTGACGTACTTGACGAGCTTGAGGAAATTAAAGTGTGCGTGGCTTACCAATTAGACGGACAAAAAATCGAATATTTCCCAAGTAGTGCGGAAGATTTTAGTAGATGCAAACCAATCTTTAAATCATTACCTGGCTGGAAATCCTCAACAGCAGAGTGCAAACGCCTAGAGGATCTACCACCATCTGCCATGGCCTATCTGAGATTCCTAGCAGAGCTTATGGAAGTCCCAATTGCAATAGTCTCACTAGGAGCAAGTAGAGACCAAACTATTGTTGTAGAAGATCCAATCCATGGACCCAAACGTGCTTTATTAAATATATAA
- the psb27 gene encoding photosystem II protein Psb27: MFSNFHQLKERLMRAAWAICLGLLLLVLPFGQTAQAAKSSMSGDFVEDTVSVAQTLKETIAIPDDSENRSEAKDEALELITQYISRYRNRPQFNGTNSFTTMQTALNAMAGHYKTFANRPLPEKLKERLKKELSRAEKIVVKEI, translated from the coding sequence ATGTTTTCTAACTTTCATCAGCTTAAAGAAAGGTTGATGAGAGCTGCTTGGGCAATTTGCTTAGGCCTCTTACTACTGGTTTTACCTTTTGGACAAACTGCTCAAGCAGCAAAATCTTCCATGTCAGGAGATTTTGTAGAAGATACAGTCTCAGTGGCTCAAACTCTCAAAGAAACCATTGCTATTCCAGATGATTCAGAGAATCGATCCGAAGCCAAAGACGAGGCTTTAGAACTTATTACACAGTACATTTCCAGATATCGTAATAGACCTCAATTTAATGGGACAAATTCCTTTACGACCATGCAAACGGCCTTAAATGCTATGGCTGGTCACTACAAGACCTTTGCTAATCGGCCTTTGCCTGAAAAGCTGAAAGAACGTCTTAAAAAAGAACTTTCGAGGGCAGAAAAAATTGTCGTCAAAGAAATCTAA
- the lepB gene encoding signal peptidase I: MAQRFFAFWDFWGPVIITFTLYLGIRNYLAEARYIPSGSMLPTLEINDRLVIEKLTFRRRPPKRGEIVVFNSPFSFDQKLISERSTQLPSTLKCTLLSLPLINLIPGLGDPACDAYIKRVVAVAGDEVFVGFQGELFVNSQLVNEPYVERFCTLSANNLGNCKSLRAKVPEGHVFVLGDNRRNSWDGRFWPGSQFLPHKEIIGRATWRFWPINRIGGLR, translated from the coding sequence ATGGCTCAACGCTTCTTTGCGTTTTGGGATTTTTGGGGGCCGGTAATTATTACCTTCACTCTTTACTTGGGTATTCGTAATTACCTTGCTGAAGCTAGGTATATCCCTTCAGGATCAATGCTTCCAACTCTGGAGATTAATGACCGTCTTGTGATAGAAAAGCTAACTTTTCGAAGAAGACCTCCTAAGAGAGGTGAAATAGTGGTTTTCAATTCCCCTTTTTCTTTTGATCAAAAATTAATATCAGAACGATCTACGCAACTTCCTTCAACCCTTAAGTGCACTTTACTAAGCTTGCCTTTAATAAATTTAATTCCTGGTCTTGGAGATCCAGCATGTGATGCTTATATCAAAAGGGTCGTGGCAGTTGCTGGTGATGAAGTTTTTGTCGGATTCCAAGGCGAACTCTTTGTTAATAGTCAGTTAGTTAATGAACCTTATGTAGAAAGGTTCTGCACACTATCAGCGAACAATCTTGGTAATTGCAAATCTTTAAGAGCTAAAGTTCCTGAAGGTCATGTTTTTGTCTTAGGAGACAATCGTAGAAATAGTTGGGACGGAAGATTCTGGCCTGGCAGTCAATTTTTACCACATAAAGAAATCATAGGTAGAGCTACCTGGAGATTCTGGCCAATTAATCGAATAGGAGGTCTTCGCTAA
- a CDS encoding inorganic diphosphatase encodes MDLSPIPPSPSKGLVNLVVEIPAGSRNKYEYFSEAGVMALDRVLHSSVRYPFDYGFIPNTLAEDGAPLDAMVIMEEPTFAGCLIQARPIGVLDMHDSGAYDGKLLCIPTADPRQKDINSIRQIAPNQLEDVAEFFRTYKSLEGRVVLIDGWRDFDAVDDLLQTCIEAKNNAESNN; translated from the coding sequence ATGGATCTAAGCCCTATCCCTCCTTCTCCATCAAAAGGTTTAGTAAACCTGGTAGTTGAAATACCTGCTGGAAGTAGGAATAAATATGAGTACTTTTCAGAAGCTGGTGTAATGGCTCTGGATAGGGTTTTGCATTCATCGGTACGGTACCCCTTTGATTATGGATTTATTCCCAACACACTTGCAGAGGATGGTGCTCCATTAGATGCAATGGTCATTATGGAAGAACCTACATTTGCAGGATGTTTAATTCAGGCAAGACCTATTGGAGTACTTGATATGCATGATTCAGGTGCATATGATGGAAAACTATTGTGCATTCCAACGGCAGATCCTCGTCAGAAAGATATTAATAGTATTCGACAAATTGCTCCCAACCAACTTGAAGATGTTGCTGAATTTTTTAGAACATATAAGAGCTTGGAGGGTAGAGTTGTTTTGATAGATGGTTGGAGGGATTTTGATGCAGTAGATGACTTACTTCAAACTTGTATAGAAGCTAAGAATAACGCAGAATCTAATAATTAG
- a CDS encoding resolvase, with the protein MFNGDVASNDSQPLDITADLKDYKTGMTNSDSLIGIDEVQKALNRSRASVYRYTNTDTRNLNPPFNPRKLNPEYRSDQKDPLLFHPNEVARFAKDILRIKEVTVEVLNSPSTETQNVLASILEELRLIRIQLEGTSPASEEFLTNRERKDWPAA; encoded by the coding sequence ATGTTTAATGGTGATGTGGCTTCAAATGATTCTCAACCGTTAGACATAACAGCTGATCTCAAGGATTACAAGACTGGCATGACCAATTCAGACTCACTTATCGGTATAGATGAAGTACAGAAGGCACTTAATCGCTCAAGGGCCTCTGTTTATAGGTACACAAATACTGACACTAGAAATTTAAACCCTCCTTTTAACCCAAGGAAACTAAACCCTGAATACCGAAGTGATCAAAAAGATCCCCTTCTTTTTCATCCTAATGAGGTGGCTAGATTTGCTAAAGACATACTTAGGATTAAAGAAGTTACTGTTGAAGTATTAAATTCACCTTCTACAGAGACTCAGAATGTTTTGGCTTCTATTCTGGAAGAGTTGCGTCTAATAAGAATTCAACTGGAGGGAACCTCACCTGCTTCTGAGGAGTTTTTAACTAATCGAGAGAGAAAGGACTGGCCAGCCGCCTAA
- a CDS encoding Spx/MgsR family RNA polymerase-binding regulatory protein, whose amino-acid sequence MRVKIYSYSACGTCKKALKWLDLNNIDYELIDITINPPSRKLIISALEQLGSRKFLLNTSGKSYRELGGETIRSKTDEEVIDLLALDGKLIKRPFLVDNKGRVLVGFKEPSWKDFFQN is encoded by the coding sequence ATGCGTGTCAAGATCTATAGCTATTCAGCATGTGGAACATGTAAGAAAGCCCTGAAATGGCTTGATTTAAACAATATTGATTATGAGTTAATTGATATAACAATAAACCCACCTTCTAGAAAACTGATTATTAGTGCCTTAGAACAGCTAGGAAGTAGGAAATTCTTACTTAACACCAGTGGTAAGAGTTATAGAGAGCTAGGTGGAGAAACGATTAGATCAAAAACAGATGAAGAGGTGATAGATCTACTTGCTCTTGATGGGAAACTAATAAAAAGACCTTTTCTAGTTGATAATAAAGGAAGAGTTTTAGTTGGCTTTAAAGAACCTAGTTGGAAGGATTTCTTTCAGAATTGA